The following are encoded together in the Ovis canadensis isolate MfBH-ARS-UI-01 breed Bighorn chromosome 2, ARS-UI_OviCan_v2, whole genome shotgun sequence genome:
- the LOC138434428 gene encoding proproteinase E: MMIQLLSFLLFVALASGFSQPFSHPSSRVVNGEDAVPYSWPWQVSLQYEKDGAFYHTCGGSLIAADWVVTAGHCISTSRTYQVVLGEYDRSELEGSEQVIPINAGDLFVHPLWNSNCVACGNDIALVKLSRSAQLGDKVQLASLPPAGDILPNEAPCYISGWGRLYTGGPLPDKLQEALLPVVDYEHCSQWDWWGFTVKKTMVCAGGDIRSGCNGDSGGPLNCPAADGSWQVHGVTSFVSAFGCNTIKKPTVFTRVSAFIDWIDETIASN, translated from the exons ATGATGATCCAGCTGCTGAGTTTTCTCCTATTTGTGGCCCTTG CCTCGGGCTTCAGCCAGCCTttctcccacccctcctccagagTTGTCAATGGTGAGGACGCGGTCCCCTACAGCTGGCCCTGGCAG GTCTCCCTGCAGTATGAAAAGGATGGAGCATTTTATCACACCTGCGGCGGCAGCCTCATTGCCGCTGACTGGGTCGTAACCGCGGGCCACTGCATCTC GACCTCCCGGACCTATCAGGTGGTGCTGGGCGAGTATGACCGCTCTGAGCTGGAGGGCTCTGAACAGGTGATCCCCATCAACGCCGGGGACCTCTTCGTGCACCCTCTCTGGAACTCCAACTGCGTGGCCTGCGG gaaCGACATCGCCCTCGTCAAGCTCTCGCGCAGCGCCCAGCTGGGAGACAAGGTCCAGCTCGCCAGCCTCCCTCCCGCCGGCGACATCCTGCCCAATGAAGCCCCCTGCTACATCAGCGGCTGGGGCCGTCTCTACA CTGGCGGGCCGCTCCCAGACAAGCTGCAGGAGGCGCTGCTGCCCGTGGTGGACTATGAGCACTGCTCCCAGTGGGACTGGTGGGGCTTCACTGTGAAGAAAACCATGGTGTGCGCCGGCGGGGACATCCGCTCCGGCTGCAAC GGTGACTCTGGAGGACCCCTCAACTGCCCAGCAGCAGACGGCTCCTGGCAGGTCCACGGCGTGACCAGCTTCGTTTCTGCCTTTGGCTGCAACACCATCAAGAAGCCCACAGTGTTCACGCGAGTCTCAGCCTTCATTGACTGGATTGATGAG accatTGCAAGCAACTAA